In Chiloscyllium plagiosum isolate BGI_BamShark_2017 chromosome 39, ASM401019v2, whole genome shotgun sequence, one genomic interval encodes:
- the LOC122542229 gene encoding ferritin, middle subunit-like isoform X1 has product MASQVCQNYHQDCEAAVNKQINLELTASYLYQSLMSYFDRDDVALHHFSQFFKAQSQEKQEHAEKLLKFQNQRGGRVLLQDVKKPERDEWGNGLQAMQVALDLEKNVNQSLLDLHQLATAQTDPHLCDFLETHYLDEEVEIIKRLGDYITNLKRLGAPENGLGEYLFDRLSLEDSS; this is encoded by the exons ATGGCTTCCCAGGTTTGTCAAAACTATCACCAGGATTGTGAAGCTGCTGTCAACAAGCAGATTAacctggagctcactgcctcCTATCTCTACCAGTCTTTG ATGTCGTACTTTGATCGGGATGATGTtgccctgcaccatttctcccagttCTTCAAAGCTCAGTCCCAGGAGAAGCAGGAACATGCAGAGAAGCTGCTGAAATTCCAGAATCAGcgtggaggcagagtcctcctccaggatgtgaag AAGCCAGAGAGGGATGAGTGGGGTAACGGTCTGCAGGCAATGCAGGTTGCCCTGGATCTGGAGAAGAATGTGAACCAGAGTTTGCTGGATCTACACCAACTCGCCActgcccagactgaccctcat ctgtgtgacttcctggagactcactatttggatgaggaggttgagattATCAAGCGACTTGGGGACTACATCACCAACCTGAAGCGTCTGGGAGCTCCTGAGAATGGGctgggagagtacctgtttgacaggctctCGCTGGAGGACAGCAGTTAG